From Glycine max cultivar Williams 82 chromosome 11, Glycine_max_v4.0, whole genome shotgun sequence, the proteins below share one genomic window:
- the LOC100795856 gene encoding L-type lectin-domain containing receptor kinase VII.1-like encodes MGQQMKKSELPLNLLMQLNSLIDFHITKTSLLISNNYSTGRIIDSAKILAWSFSDSKFSIGDALVTENLPSFVHHKKWFPGAQAFAVGVTSIVFVLIIGFGYVAFFVLRRRKTQEEVEDWELEYWPHRIGFHEIDAATRGFSEENVVVVGGTVKVYKGVLHGVEVAVKRIPQEREEGMREFLAEVSSLGRMKHKNLVGLRGWCKKEKGNLILVYDFMSNVSLDKWIFECEEGMMLTWEERIQVLKNVATGILYLHEGWEVKVLHRDIKESNVLLDKDMNARLGDFGLARMHDHQGQVVSTTRVIGTLGYIAPEVIQRGTASTLSDVFGFGILVLEVICGRRPIEEHKPGLIEWLMSLMVQGQLHSAVDERLKAKGGYTIEEGERLLHLGLLCSHIDPSIRPTMRQVVKILEVEIDSIESDEDNMEMSLLGKIRSATTWSRAECALPYSGYPSFDEVKMFSFNSRTSRSGSSTFPGSGSEITSINM; translated from the exons ATGGGGCAACAAATGAAGAAATCAGAGCTGCCACTGAACTTGCTAATGCAGCTAAATTCATTGATAGATTTCCACAT aacaaaaacatCACTACTGAtatcaaataattattcaaCAGGGAGGATAATAGACAGTGCTAAGATTCTTGCTTGGAGTTTTAgtgattcaaaattttcaattggtGATGCATTAGTGACAGAAAATTTGCCTTCATTTGTTCATCATAAAAAGTGGTTTCCTGGAGCACAAGCTTTCGCGGTAGGTGTCACCAGTATTGTATTTGTGTTAATCATTGGTTTTGGTTATGTAGCATTTTTCGTTCTCCGCAGAAGAAAGACACAAGAAGAAGTTGAAGATTGGGAACTGGAGTATTGGCCTCACAGGATAGGTTTCCATGAGATCGATGCAGCAACAAGGGGGTTTTCTGAAGAGAATGTGGTTGTTGTAGGAGGGACCGTGAAGGTATATAAAGGGGTTTTGCATGGGGTAGAAGTTGCAGTCAAGAGAATTCCTCAAGAAAGGGAAGAAGGGATGAGAGAGTTTTTGGCCGAGGTTTCAAGCCTTGGCAGAATGAAGCACAAAAATTTAGTAGGATTAAGAGGCTggtgcaaaaaagaaaagggaaatttGATTCTAGTTTATGACTTCATGAGCAATGTAAGTTTAGACAAATGGATATTTGAGTGTGAAGAGGGAATGATGCTAACATGGGAAGAGAGGATTCAAGTTTTGAAAAATGTAGCCACAGGGATTCTATACCTGCATGAGGGTTGGGAAGTTAAGGTCTTGCATAGGGACATTAAAGAAAGCAATGTTCTTCTTGATAAGGACATGAATGCAAGGCTGGGAGATTTCGGATTGGCTCGTATGCATGATCATCAGGGACAAGTGGTCAGCACAACAAGAGTAATAGGGACACTAGGATACATTGCTCCTGAAGTGATTCAAAGAGGAACAGCGTCAACTTTGTCTGATGTGTTTGGTTTTGGAATATTGGTGTTGGAAGTAATTTGCGGACGAAGACCTATTGAAGAACATAAGCCGGGGCTAATTGAATGGCTGATGTCCTTAATGGTGCAAGGCCAATTGCACAGTGCAGTTGATGAAAGGTTGAAGGCTAAAGGGGGATACACCATAGAGGAAGGTGAGAGATTACTTCATTTGGGTTTGTTGTGTTCACATATAGACCCTAGTATTAGACCAACAATGAGGCAGGTTGTGAAAATTTTGGAGGTGGAAATTGACAGCATTGAGTCTGATGAAGATAACATGGAAATGAGTTTGCTTGGAAAAATAAGATCAGCTACTACGTGGTCTAGAGCTGAATGTGCTTTACCATACAGTGGTTACCCTTCTTTTGATGAAGTTAAGATGTTCAGTTTTAATTCTAGGACTTCTAGAAGTGGCTCAAGTACCTTTCCAGGATCAGGATCAGAAATCACCAGTATTAATATGTAA